The following coding sequences are from one Leishmania braziliensis MHOM/BR/75/M2904 complete genome, chromosome 36 window:
- a CDS encoding putative Bardet-Biedl syndrome 4 protein homolog (BBS4-like protein 4) — MQTIGRRVPEGAPPSDVGNSGNDLGTSLTATAANAQQKLAQELQEIRERRNWLIHLLYIRQEYSNCLHVIESQLRETGGTCEYALYVKGLLKRLEGSLSESLELLQTAVIISPENAATRTQLGRALHLLGRHEEAIQTFEQAASIRVIKGLGEDWEIAYYIGLCHLHRRQYRHAMNAFLQSITIQRHDCAYLQLGKAALLAQDYAMALQVYEDAVTLSPTNPDLLAMLGHLYLQQGNTGAAFDYLGRCLTINPTHMDALVAASSIIQDNGDYDVALTKYRIVVAQQPDASQVWNNIGACFIGKKMTYAAVACLRKSVFLWPFDWLSHYNLGIAFLMIGRCCSALQCLNAAVHLHPHHAPTFMLLGICLGEMKDLPNACRAYEHALAMQDDFLVYLNYAVTLYKGRAVREAHAKLRVFRSVWDQLTPEQRREQSSLIPGVLRQLEDVLEPPPSPPGSTSASVLEESATAPLATALNSGIAAAEAEGMETEDVS; from the coding sequence ATGCAAACGATTGGGCGTCGCGTGCCGGAAGGGGCGCCGCCGTCTGATGTGGGAAACAGCGGAAATGACCTCGGCACCTCACTGACTGCCACAGCCGCGAATGCGCAACAGAAACTTGCGCaagagctgcaggagatccGCGAGCGACGGAACTGGCTCATCCACCTACTTTACATTCGACAGGAATACAGCAATTGCCTTCACGTGATCGAGTCTCAACTCCGCGAGACGGGGGGCACATGTGAGTACGCCCTGTACGTGAAGGGGCTACTAAAACGGCTGGagggctctctctctgagtcGTTGGAGTTGCTGCAGACCGCAGTGATCATCAGTCCAGAGAACGCGGCTACTCGCACACAGCTCGGGCGTGCCCTGCATCTCCTTGGTCGCCATGAGGAGGCCATTCAAACATTCGAGCAGGCGGCAAGCATTCGCGTCATCAAGGGCCTCGGCGAGGACTGGGAGATCGCGTACTACATCGGTCTTTGCCACCTGCACCGACGGCAGTACCGTCACGCAATGAACGCCTTCCTGCAGTCCATCACAATTCAGCGCCACGACTGCGCTTACTTGCAGCTGGGGAAagcggcactgctggcgcAAGACTacgcgatggcgctgcaggtgtACGAGGATGCTGTGACGCTGTCGCCAACGAATCCCGACCTGCTTGCGATGCTCGGTCACCTCTACCTCCAACAAGGAAACACCGGTGCTGCCTTTGACTACCTGGGCCGCTGTCTCACCATCAACCCCACCCACATGGATGCCCTTGTCGCCGCCTCAAGCATTATCCAAGACAACGGCGACTATGACGTGGCGCTGACCAAGTACAGAATCGTGGTGGCGCAACAGCCAGACGCGTCGCAGGTGTGGAACAACATTGGCGCATGTTTTATCGGCAAGAAGATGACGTACGCTGCCGTTGCATGTCTGCGCAAATCCGTCTTTCTCTGGCCGTTCGATTGGTTAAGCCACTACAACCTTGGCATCGCCTTTCTGATGATTGGCCGCTGTTGCTcggcgctgcagtgcctgAATGCAGCTGTGCACTTGCACCCCCACCACGCACCAACTTTCATGCTGCTTGGTATCTGTCTGGGTGAAATGAAGGACCTGCCGAACGCGTGTCGCGCCTACGAACACGCCCTCGCGATGCAGGACGACTTCCTCGTGTATCTGAACTACGCGGTGACTCTGTACAAGGGCCGCGCCGTGCGAGAAGCGCATGCGAAGCTCCGCGTCTTCCGCAGTGTATGGGACCAGCTTACCCCCGAGCAGCGTCGCGAGCAGTCCTCGCTTATTCCTGGAGTCCTCCGACAGCTGGAGGACGTGCTGGAGCCGCCCCCGTCACCGCCGGGGTCTACCTCCGCCAGTGTCCTGGAGGAAAGCGCTACGGCTCCTCTCGCCACGGCACTGAATTCCGGAATCGCAGCTGCGGAAGCAGAAGGCATGGAGACGGAAGATGTGTCATGA
- a CDS encoding glucokinase: MVQTKEIALEQLALTLTGDASWSSGPIYVVCDVGGTSARVGFSQASQHDRSGLHIIYVRFKVTKSDIRQLLEFFDEVLQHLKKNLPDHGASFLRRVASGAVSVPGPVTNGQLAGPFNNLKGIARLVDYPVELFPKGRSALLNDLEAGAYGVLALSNAGILSDYFKVMWKGTQWDALSEGKPAGSTIGRGRCMVVAPGTGVGSSLIHYVGVSDSYIVLALECGSLSMSWCANEDSKYVQALAGYMASKAHAKGLDSTVAPIWEAASNGAGLEFNYAYAKEGQKASAPLKSAPEVAKLAKSGSDTAAIAAVDRLYKNLIGLTAETTMQFLPLTCVLMGDNVVANSFYFEKPENVKRLQARLHEHAMERQFKFLSRTTFLRQVSSVNINLLGCLGFGSQLSKSADQVVPTKSHL, encoded by the coding sequence ATGGTGCAGACCAAAGAAATCGCGCTCGAGCAGCTGGCCCTGACTCTCACGGGCGATGCCTCCTGGTCCTCCGGCCCCATCTACGTTGTGTGTGATGTTGGTGGCACGAGCGCGCGCGTCGGTTTTTCTCAAGCGTCGCAGCACGACAGAAGTGGTCTGCACATCATTTACGTCCGCTTCAAGGTGACAAAGAGCGACATTCGCCAGCTGCTCGAGTTCTTCGATGAGGTGCTGCAACACCTGAAGAAGAACTTGCCCGACCACGGCGCCTCCTTTCTGCGTCGGGTGGCGTCGGGTGCTGTGAGTGTGCCGGGACCGGTCACCAACGGACAACTCGCCGGCCCCTTCAACAATCTGAAGGGCATTGCGCGGCTGGTGGACTACCCAGTGGAGCTGTTTCCGAAGGGCCGCAGCGCGCTCCTAAACGATCTAGAGGCGGGCGCCTATGGTGTGCTAGCTCTGAGCAACGCCGGTATATTGTCTGACTATTTCAAGGTCATGTGGAAGGGCACGCAGTGGGACGCGCTGTCGGAAGGCAAGCCCGCCGGCAGTACCATCGGTCGCGGCCGCTGCATGGTTGTGGCCCCCGGCACCGGTGTTGGCTCCTCTCTCATCCACTACGTGGGTGTCTCGGACAGCTATATCGTGCTGGCGCTGGAGTGCGGCTCTCTGTCCATGTCATGGTGTGCCAACGAGGACTCGAAGTATGTCCAGGCACTTGCTGGGTACATGGCATCCAAGGCGCATGCAAAGGGCCTGGACTCGACGGTGGCCCCAATCTGGGAGGCTGCGTCAAATGGCGCCGGATTGGAGTTCAACTACGCGTACGCCAAGGAAGGGCAGAAGGCATCTGCACCTCTCAAGTCCGCGCCCGAAGTGGCCAAGCTCGCCAAGAGTGGCAGCGACACAGcagccatcgccgccgtggACCGCCTCTACAAGAACCTCATAGGCCTCACAGCCGAGACGACGATGCAGTTCCTACCACTGACGTGTGTGCTGATGGGCGACAATGTCGTTGCCAACAGCTTCTACTTCGAGAAACCAGAGAATGTGAAGAGGTTGCAGGCTCGCCTGCACGAGCACGCGATGGAGCGTCAGTTTAAATTCTTGAGTCGCACCACATTTCTTCGTCAGGTGAGCAGTGTGAACATCAACCTGCTGGGGTGCCTTGGATTTGGTAGCCAGCTCTCCAAGTCGGCAGATCAAGTGGTGCCGACCAAGTCACACTTGTGA
- a CDS encoding putative endonuclease V, with protein MDKQQQQQRPPTKRAADPGEHCAEAHALAASPSAITLQPSEEKWKAWEEEQLRIALLADVPLTEYYYCHHFSTEQKSAVQLSEEHNTGPTPDKAFLHRRFALPDFEASLAAHSLTDAGSNGEACNANSTGCLPSSPNSPWEALWYQLRFDKAQQSTAALSHSTFARQLPALTFVGGVDISFIPGTNDGVACLAILRYPSMELVKTYLHRCTLREPYVSGFLSFREIQPVCELIDAVRAELLETQTLPQVLVVDGNGVLHPRRCGLATHLGIVLDIPTIGCSKKMLRVDGLGRDAVETALATLSEAESSTSSLPCIVPLLGTSLPTQLYGYAVHNHLNSVKKCIYVSPGHCVGFAVATALVITMLRYRIPEPIRAADLGSRAYISSALVSAAATSS; from the coding sequence ATGGAtaagcagcaacagcagcagcgccctccGACCAAACGTGCTGCCGACCCCGGTGAGCACTGTGCAGAAGCTCATGCACTAGCAGCGTCCCCTTCAGCCATAACCCTGCAACCCAGTGAGGAGAAGTGGAAGGCgtgggaagaggagcagctccgcattgcgctgctggcggatGTACCGCTCACAGAGTACTACTACTGCCATCACTTCAGTACCGAACAGAAGAGTGCAGTGCAATTGAGTGAGGAACACAACACGGGCCCAACGCCGGATAAGGCTTTTCTGCATCGACGCTTCGCGTTGCCAGATTTTGAGGCGAGTTTAGCGGCACACTCGCTGACAGACGCAGGGAGCAACGGCGAAGCGTGTAACGCCAACTCGACGGGGTGCCTCCCATCGAGCCCCAACTCCCCATGGGAAGCACTATGGTACCAGCTCCGGTTTGACAAGGCTCAGCAAAGCACAGCTGCTCTCTCGCACTCTACCTttgcgcggcagctgccaGCCCTCACGTTTGTTGGTGGTGTGGATATCTCTTTTATTCCTGGCACTAATGACGGTGTCGCCTGCCTCGCTATCCTACGCTATCCATCCATGGAGCTCGTCAAGACCTACCTGCACCGATGCACGCTTCGGGAACCGTATGTGTCCggctttctctccttccgcGAGATCCAGCCCGTGTGCGAGCTCATCGACGCAGTGCGagcagagctgctggagacACAGACACTGCCACAGGTGCTTGTCGTGGATGGAAATGGGGTGCTGCATCCCCGCCGCTGTGGGCTGGCAACGCACCTCGGCATTGTGCTCGACATACCAACAATTGGGTGCTCAAAGAAGATGCTGCGAGTAGATGGACTGGGACGGGATGCAGTAGAGACAGCGCTGGCGACATTGAGCGAGGCAGAGTCAagcacctcttctcttccttgtATTGTTCCCCTGCTTGGCACCTCGTTGCCAACGCAGCTCTACGGCTACGCTGTGCACAACCACCTGAACAGCGTTAAAAAATGCATCTACGTCTCGCCAGGCCACTGCGTCGGCTTTGCCGTCGCCACTGCGCTGGTTATAACGATGCTGCGCTACCGCATTCCAGAACCGATCCGCGCTGCCGACCTCGGTTCCCGGGCGtacatcagcagcgctctgGTGTCAGCGGCTGCTACCTCCTCCTAG